Genomic DNA from Methanofollis sp. W23:
ATGCGGTCGGGAAGGGGATCGGCTATGAGGGCAACCCGGTGATGACCGGCGTGACGGCATGCCCTCCGGCACATCTGCTGCTCAAACTCACCTATGCCGGGGTGGTGGTCGGACTCGCAGGGGCGGCCGAGCGCTTCGTGGAAGGGGCAGGGGTGTACTGCATCGCCGCGGCGTGCGCCTTCTATCTCCTGCCGTTCGTCAACAACCTCTGGGTCATCGCGACCTTCCCGCCGGCGTGAACAAACCGGCCGCGACCGCGGCCTGTCCTGGCCCGAGGGGCCTGGCGGAGGCGGGGGGGCAACTATCCTCTAAAATCTATATCAAA
This window encodes:
- a CDS encoding DUF5658 family protein; its protein translation is MPPWDRCVRCEGEGGAREDGGLENTLRRRPFACRDQGDRTPLGAGVFPRPFTLTEKILLLCLVALLVCDVVTTTYAVGKGIGYEGNPVMTGVTACPPAHLLLKLTYAGVVVGLAGAAERFVEGAGVYCIAAACAFYLLPFVNNLWVIATFPPA